One genomic window of bacterium includes the following:
- a CDS encoding UDP-glucose/GDP-mannose dehydrogenase family protein: MKISIFGLGYVGCVSAGCLSNNGHKVIGVDISRHKTDLINQGRPTIIEKNIDELIQKSYQAGMLSATTDFEHAILNTDVSIICVGTPSSDTGKLNFDHIYQVAEQIGKSIVNKNTFHVIVIRSTVQPGTHNKVAEIISKASSKIRNVDFAMVSNPEFLRESTAIEDYYNPAFTLLGSDSEKAFEIMEEIYKDINAPIYRTDYEVAEIIKYINNSFHALKITFGNEVGNICKTLGIDSHKVMDIFCKDDKLNISPYYFKPGFAYGGSCLPKDLGALIRLSRDLNLDTPVLESISKSNEIQKEILLNKILKENKKNIGILGLSFKAGTDDLRESPIVDVIERLIGKGFNVKIYDKNVSLSKLVGSNKSYIENKLPHLSKLITDLNTVINESELLVITNKEAEFNNAFKLIDKNNYEKEEGLELRNKIVIDLVRIAEAVNIEGKYDGICW; encoded by the coding sequence GTGAAAATAAGCATATTTGGTCTGGGATACGTAGGCTGTGTCAGTGCAGGTTGTCTCTCAAATAATGGTCACAAGGTAATTGGAGTTGATATTAGCCGGCATAAAACAGACTTAATTAATCAAGGGCGACCTACAATTATCGAAAAAAATATTGATGAACTTATACAAAAAAGTTATCAGGCGGGTATGCTTTCAGCAACAACTGATTTTGAACATGCGATTCTTAATACGGATGTTTCTATTATATGCGTTGGTACTCCAAGTTCTGATACGGGTAAATTGAATTTTGATCATATTTATCAAGTAGCTGAACAAATCGGAAAATCGATTGTCAATAAAAATACTTTTCATGTAATTGTAATTAGAAGCACTGTTCAGCCTGGAACTCATAATAAAGTAGCGGAGATAATTTCAAAAGCAAGTTCGAAAATCAGAAATGTCGATTTTGCAATGGTTTCAAATCCCGAATTTTTAAGAGAAAGCACAGCAATTGAAGATTATTATAATCCTGCATTTACGCTTCTTGGTTCTGACAGTGAAAAAGCATTTGAAATTATGGAAGAAATTTATAAGGATATAAATGCACCTATCTACAGAACTGATTATGAAGTTGCAGAAATAATCAAATACATTAACAATTCATTTCATGCGCTTAAAATAACTTTTGGAAATGAAGTCGGCAATATATGCAAGACTCTTGGCATAGACAGCCACAAAGTTATGGACATATTCTGTAAGGATGACAAGTTAAATATTTCTCCATATTATTTCAAGCCCGGCTTTGCTTATGGTGGTTCATGCCTTCCAAAAGATCTTGGAGCCTTGATTAGACTTTCAAGAGATTTAAATCTGGATACACCTGTGCTTGAAAGTATTTCAAAGAGTAATGAAATTCAAAAAGAAATTCTTTTAAATAAAATTTTAAAAGAAAATAAAAAAAATATAGGCATACTGGGCTTAAGTTTTAAAGCCGGCACAGATGATTTGAGGGAAAGCCCGATTGTAGATGTAATTGAAAGGCTTATAGGAAAAGGTTTTAATGTCAAAATATATGACAAAAATGTAAGCCTATCCAAATTAGTAGGAAGCAATAAAAGCTATATCGAAAACAAATTGCCTCATCTTTCAAAATTGATAACTGATCTGAATACAGTTATCAATGAGTCTGAATTGTTAGTCATAACAAATAAAGAAGCCGAATTTAATAATGCTTTCAAATTAATAGATAAAAATAATTATGAAAAAGAAGAAGGTCTTGAATTAAGAAATAAAATTGTTATAGATCTAGTGAGAATAGCCGAAGCAGTGAATATAGAAGGTAAATATGACGGAATATGCTGGTAA
- a CDS encoding glycosyltransferase family 4 protein, whose protein sequence is MTEYAGKKILIIVENLPIPFDTRVWQEANTLTEAGYKVSIICPTGKGFEKKYEVLNGISIYRHDLPKDGSGSISYLVEYSAALFWEFVIALKILFKEGFDVIQACNPPDNIFLIGAFFKLFGKKFVFDHHDINPELYIAKFNKKDFFYNLLIIFERLTFFFADISLATNESYKEIAIKRGKMNPKKVFIVRSGPKLERMKIQAPNENIKRGKKYMVGYVGVIGKQEGLDYLIDAAKYIRDEKGRDDIFYGIVGAGPYLDEVKAKCVSLGLDDIVEFTGRVSDEVMLEYLNTSDVCVNSDEYNEMNDKSTMNKIMEYMSLGKPIVQFDLKEGKNSAKEASLYANNNDFIDMAEKIIYLINNDEIRQKMGFYGRERIENELKWDKTKLALLDAYHYLFKTNK, encoded by the coding sequence ATGACGGAATATGCTGGTAAAAAGATACTTATAATTGTTGAAAATTTGCCGATACCTTTTGATACGAGAGTTTGGCAGGAAGCTAACACATTAACCGAAGCAGGATACAAAGTTTCAATTATATGCCCTACAGGCAAAGGTTTTGAAAAAAAATATGAAGTACTTAATGGAATATCAATATACAGGCATGATCTTCCGAAAGACGGTTCAGGCAGTATTTCTTACCTTGTAGAATATTCTGCAGCATTGTTTTGGGAATTTGTAATTGCTTTGAAAATATTATTTAAGGAAGGATTTGATGTAATTCAAGCTTGCAATCCTCCAGATAATATCTTTTTAATCGGAGCGTTTTTTAAGCTTTTTGGAAAAAAATTCGTATTTGATCATCACGATATTAATCCCGAGCTTTATATAGCTAAATTTAATAAAAAAGATTTTTTTTACAACCTATTAATTATTTTTGAAAGATTAACCTTTTTCTTTGCAGATATTTCTCTTGCAACAAATGAATCTTATAAAGAAATTGCAATAAAAAGGGGCAAAATGAACCCTAAAAAAGTTTTTATTGTAAGGAGCGGACCAAAACTTGAAAGAATGAAAATTCAAGCACCCAATGAAAATATTAAACGCGGGAAAAAATATATGGTCGGATATGTGGGAGTTATCGGTAAACAAGAAGGTCTGGATTATTTAATTGATGCGGCAAAATATATAAGGGATGAAAAAGGCAGAGATGATATTTTTTACGGCATAGTAGGCGCAGGTCCATATCTTGATGAAGTTAAAGCAAAATGTGTTAGTCTGGGATTGGATGATATTGTTGAATTTACCGGCAGGGTTTCTGATGAAGTAATGCTTGAATACCTTAATACTTCTGATGTGTGCGTAAATTCTGATGAATACAACGAAATGAACGATAAATCCACAATGAATAAAATTATGGAGTATATGTCTTTAGGAAAGCCCATAGTTCAATTTGATTTGAAAGAAGGTAAAAATTCCGCTAAAGAAGCTTCTCTGTACGCAAATAATAATGATTTTATAGATATGGCAGAAAAAATTATTTACTTGATAAATAATGATGAAATAAGACAAAAAATGGGTTTTTACGGAAGAGAACGTATAGAAAATGAATTAAAATGGGATAAAACTAAGCTGGCTCTGCTTGATGCGTATCATTATTTATTTAAAACCAATAAATAA